The following are encoded in a window of Fulvia fulva chromosome 7, complete sequence genomic DNA:
- a CDS encoding Methyltransferase OMS1, mitochondrial has translation MYKKQQSPTKDVNVNRGNTQGASGFPTVGPPGSAPPAKPEKSQAIVWTISSLLAGGIAFYCANLYVAADQPCQNPAIKDVKEQKDVAGRYDYTADSFDSEVGLSEWLMGVNGIRKALLQTCTGHVLEVSCGTGRNLGYYDIGEHGRVDSLTFVDLSPQMVEVCRKKFDALFGNERMGLKSGLSIRFLPGSALGQMPLAPTDPPKKYDTIIQTMGLCSTDKPVEIVANMMEHLDTANPEARILLLEHGRSYRDWLNNILDNSAEKHAEIHGCWFNRDIGALVEEAAGQVGLEVTRERRHHLGTTWVFELRPKQRHLQNQNAEVEEKGERGSWFGWFK, from the coding sequence GTCCTCCCGGCTCAGCACCTCCCGCCAAGCCTGAGAAGTCGCAAGCTATCGTCTGGACCATCTCCTCGCTCCTGGCCGGCGGCATAGCATTCTATTGCGCCAATCTCTACGTCGCAGCGGATCAGCCATGCCAGAACCCCGCCATCAAAGACGTGAAAGAGCAGAAGGACGTAGCAGGTCGATATGACTACACAGCCGACAGTTTCGACAGCGAGGTTGGCCTCTCAGAATGGCTGATGGGTGTAAATGGCATACGAAAGGCGCTCCTCCAGACGTGCACCGGCCATGTGCTGGAGGTCAGCTGCGGCACAGGCAGGAACTTGGGATACTACGATATCGGAGAACACGGCAGAGTTGACAGCCTGACTTTCGTGGACCTCAGTCCGCAGATGGTCGAGGTGTGCAGGAAGAAGTTCGATGCGCTCTTTGGCAATGAGAGGATGGGACTGAAGTCCGGACTATCGATACGATTCCTGCCAGGTTCTGCCCTCGGCCAGATGCCACTTGCTCCTACCGATCCGCCGAAGAAGTACGACACCATCATACAGACCATGGGTCTGTGCAGTACGGACAAGCCAGTGGAGATTGTAGCGAACATGATGGAGCACCTGGACACAGCCAATCCGGAAGCGCGAATCTTGCTGCTGGAGCATGGTCGTAGCTATCGGGACTGGCTGAACAACATTCTGGACAATTCTGCCGAGAAGCACGCTGAGATTCACGGGTGCTGGTTCAACCGCGACATTGGCGCACTCGTGGAGGAAGCGGCCGGGCAGGTCGGCCTTGAAGTAACCAGAGAGCGGAGACATCATCTGGGCACAACTTGGGTCTTTGAGCTGAGGCCGAAGCAGAGACATCTGCAGAACCAGAACGCTGAAGTGGAAGAGAAGGGCGAGCGCGGCTCGTGGTTCGGCTGGTTCAAGTGA